Genomic DNA from Niallia circulans:
ATAAATAACCCATTTCGCTTCCTTTTTTGTGAGCGATTTGCACAATGTTTGTATATATTGCTCCTCGTCTGTGAAAGTAAAAGCACTAGCAACTGTTTCCCAAAAAGCCTCCTCAGGATAAACGATTCGCTGTTCTTCCTTCGAACGGCGCTTCAGTTCATCGAGAAGCCGTCCTTTCATGTGCATATATAAGTAAGAGCTGAACCTTCCCTTTTCTTCTTTGTAATTTTGGTGTGCTTCCCAAATACTGATTAGCCCTATCTGTATAAATTCCTCTTTATGCTTATAAATCGCTAGCTTCTTAAGCATATGATGAATCATTGGTGTATACTGTTCTGCTAATATTCGATACTCACTGTCTATCATGGGAACTTCCTTTTCTTGAAAAAGCGCCTTTTCCTTGTTTTTTCCTAGGTGCCTTAACCATATAAGAAAGCTAAGGAAGGAGCGAACAGGGAAAATCTATGTTTCTCTTCTTCTTAAAAGGGGATATATGGTTATTAATTTGAAAATCGCCGTTTTCCCTTAAATAAACATACGTATTCATACAACCTTTACATAAGTGCCAACTTAGCTTAACATGCCGCTGTTAAACTATCTGGGAATGAA
This window encodes:
- a CDS encoding sigma-70 family RNA polymerase sigma factor, with product MIDSEYRILAEQYTPMIHHMLKKLAIYKHKEEFIQIGLISIWEAHQNYKEEKGRFSSYLYMHMKGRLLDELKRRSKEEQRIVYPEEAFWETVASAFTFTDEEQYIQTLCKSLTKKEAKWVIYTFIQQLTISEIAAKEHVSKSAVKGWKKGAILKLKRLLLAAK